One genomic region from Ralstonia pickettii DTP0602 encodes:
- a CDS encoding fumarate reductase (K00239: sdhA; succinate dehydrogenase flavoprotein subunit [EC:1.3.99.1]) — protein sequence MQIENHKTDILILGTGGAGLFAALHAKKANPALKVSVAVKGLLGKCGCTRMVQGGYNVALSVGDSVERHFMDTIEGGKWLPRQDLAWRLVEGAIERVRELENEIGCFFDRNPDGTLHQKAFAGQSFDRTVHKADLTGIEIINRLMEQVRALDVEEMEEHRAIELIPAADGSGIAGVLFIDMRRGTYRFVQAKAVLMATGAGPTMYRYHTPSGDKTCDGLAMAMRYGLSLRDMEMVQFHPTGLLGGPDTRMTGTVLEEGLRGAGGWLINGNGDRFMTNYDARGERATRDVVSRGIYAEMRAGRSGPMGGIYIQMSHLGPEKVAKTFPGMVNRCKDCGFDLAGGRVEVVPTAHYLMGGVEFNVDCSTASPGLFAAGEDCGGVHGANRLGGNGVANSTVFGGIAGDSMAAYVSGVQHWKEPDQRVILSGIERAEYPFSKTPGAIHELRDALAQTMWDDVGVLRNEQAMRRGLDSVAAHRDALLAMGVPDGERRYNVTWHDWLNLQSLVDISRVITVSALARENSRGAHFREDFPEPGDLHSSRYTRVTADGDDIRLEMVPVKFDIVKPGTSLITGEAGQPPKVAA from the coding sequence ATGCAAATCGAGAACCACAAGACAGACATCCTGATCCTCGGTACGGGCGGGGCAGGGCTATTCGCGGCGTTGCACGCCAAGAAGGCAAATCCTGCGCTCAAGGTATCTGTGGCGGTCAAGGGCCTGCTTGGAAAATGCGGCTGCACGCGCATGGTCCAGGGCGGCTACAACGTGGCGCTGTCGGTCGGAGACTCGGTCGAGCGCCATTTCATGGACACGATCGAAGGTGGCAAGTGGCTGCCACGCCAAGACCTTGCCTGGCGGCTTGTTGAAGGGGCGATAGAACGTGTCCGCGAACTGGAAAACGAGATCGGCTGCTTCTTTGATCGCAATCCCGACGGCACGCTGCACCAGAAGGCCTTTGCCGGCCAGAGCTTCGACCGCACGGTCCACAAGGCTGACCTGACCGGTATCGAGATCATCAACCGGCTAATGGAGCAGGTGCGGGCACTCGATGTGGAAGAAATGGAGGAGCACCGGGCCATCGAGCTGATTCCGGCAGCCGATGGTTCGGGTATCGCTGGCGTGTTGTTCATCGACATGCGTCGCGGCACCTATCGCTTCGTACAGGCGAAGGCCGTGCTGATGGCCACGGGCGCAGGCCCGACCATGTACCGCTACCACACGCCCTCTGGTGACAAAACCTGCGATGGCCTGGCGATGGCCATGCGCTATGGCCTGAGCCTGCGGGACATGGAGATGGTCCAGTTCCATCCGACGGGGCTGCTCGGCGGCCCGGATACTCGCATGACCGGCACGGTGCTTGAAGAAGGTTTGCGAGGTGCGGGCGGCTGGCTGATCAATGGCAACGGCGACCGCTTCATGACCAACTATGATGCGCGCGGCGAGCGTGCGACGCGGGACGTGGTCAGCCGCGGCATCTATGCCGAAATGCGTGCCGGCAGGAGCGGCCCGATGGGCGGCATCTACATCCAGATGAGCCACCTTGGGCCTGAAAAGGTGGCCAAGACGTTCCCCGGGATGGTCAACCGGTGCAAGGACTGCGGTTTTGACCTGGCCGGTGGTCGCGTCGAGGTCGTCCCGACGGCCCATTACCTGATGGGAGGTGTGGAGTTCAATGTGGATTGCAGCACCGCCTCGCCCGGCCTGTTCGCTGCTGGCGAGGATTGCGGCGGCGTGCACGGGGCCAATCGCCTGGGCGGCAACGGCGTGGCGAACTCGACAGTGTTCGGCGGCATCGCGGGCGACTCGATGGCCGCGTATGTTTCTGGCGTCCAGCACTGGAAGGAGCCGGACCAGCGCGTCATCCTGAGCGGCATCGAGCGTGCCGAGTACCCATTCTCGAAGACGCCGGGCGCCATTCACGAATTGCGCGATGCGCTCGCGCAGACGATGTGGGACGACGTTGGCGTGCTGCGCAACGAACAGGCGATGCGCCGGGGCCTGGATTCCGTCGCCGCGCATCGCGACGCGCTGCTGGCCATGGGCGTACCCGATGGCGAGCGCCGCTACAACGTGACCTGGCACGACTGGCTCAATCTGCAGAGCCTGGTCGACATCTCGCGCGTGATTACCGTTTCCGCGCTGGCACGCGAGAACAGCCGTGGCGCCCACTTCCGCGAAGACTTTCCGGAGCCCGGTGACCTGCACAGCAGTCGCTACACCCGCGTGACCGCGGACGGCGACGATATTCGCCTGGAGATGGTTCCGGTGAAGTTCGACATCGTCAAGCCGGGCACGTCACTGATTACCGGTGAGGCCGGTCAACCCCCAAAAGTTGCAGCATAG
- a CDS encoding MFS transporter (K02055: ABC.SP.S; putative spermidine/putrescine transport system substrate-binding protein) → MNSRSTHKAVRYWLGQGRQWLCRMRQHPIVKERSRDADTTRYRPSTALTMFVFAIAPLYMVPAHAEEWPSKPIRLVVPFASGGATDLLARAVALELGKQWKQPVVVDNRPGAGGAVGAEVVAKSAPDGYTLLLASGSMFTVNPFIYQKLPYSAESFEMISKIASGPMVVTVNAKVPAKTIAELISYAKANPGKLTFASAGNGSQVHMASEAIAEAASIDVVHVPYKGEGPAYSDLMAGTVDMTVGNINAISPLLKGGRLRALAVTGKERSTLLPDVPTVAEAGLQGFTFYGWFALMAPAGTPKGLTAKMYADLEKAAAEPSMQRYLASQGMTKTLTPKGRLPEEIAQEAGRWKLLVAKRKISAN, encoded by the coding sequence ATGAACTCAAGAAGCACGCACAAAGCCGTCAGGTATTGGCTTGGACAAGGGCGACAGTGGTTGTGCCGCATGCGTCAACATCCCATTGTGAAGGAGCGGAGCCGAGATGCCGATACGACGCGCTACCGCCCGTCCACAGCGTTGACCATGTTTGTGTTCGCGATCGCGCCACTCTATATGGTCCCTGCGCATGCCGAGGAATGGCCAAGCAAGCCGATTCGCCTAGTTGTGCCATTTGCCTCCGGTGGTGCGACCGATCTACTGGCGCGCGCTGTGGCCCTTGAACTCGGCAAGCAATGGAAGCAGCCGGTTGTGGTGGACAATCGACCGGGTGCTGGCGGTGCCGTCGGTGCCGAAGTCGTTGCGAAGTCGGCTCCCGATGGCTATACGCTGTTGCTGGCCTCCGGCAGCATGTTCACGGTTAATCCGTTCATCTATCAAAAGCTGCCGTACTCCGCCGAAAGCTTCGAGATGATCAGCAAGATCGCCAGCGGCCCGATGGTGGTGACCGTCAATGCGAAGGTTCCCGCCAAGACGATCGCGGAGCTCATCAGCTACGCCAAGGCTAATCCAGGCAAGTTGACCTTTGCGTCGGCGGGTAACGGGAGCCAGGTGCACATGGCCAGCGAGGCTATTGCAGAGGCGGCCAGCATCGACGTCGTCCACGTGCCATATAAGGGAGAGGGCCCGGCCTACTCGGATCTGATGGCCGGTACGGTAGACATGACTGTGGGCAACATCAACGCCATCTCGCCGCTTCTGAAAGGCGGCCGCTTGCGGGCGCTTGCCGTGACGGGCAAGGAACGGTCGACCCTGCTTCCAGACGTTCCCACCGTCGCCGAGGCGGGCCTGCAAGGCTTCACGTTTTATGGCTGGTTTGCACTGATGGCACCGGCTGGCACGCCGAAAGGACTGACGGCGAAGATGTATGCCGACCTCGAAAAGGCGGCAGCGGAACCGAGCATGCAGCGCTATCTGGCCTCCCAAGGCATGACCAAGACCCTGACTCCGAAGGGCAGACTCCCCGAAGAGATCGCTCAGGAAGCCGGGCGCTGGAAGCTCTTGGTGGCAAAGCGGAAGATCTCTGCCAACTAA
- a CDS encoding hypothetical protein (K15608: PAX2; paired box protein 2), which translates to MKLAKKERQELLSLIERKTAAQRDVMRARIALWAHEGHSNTVIARELGVSVQTVCLWRKRIAQRGAQGIREGERSGRPPRITPEARLQLIALACETQEPEGRITPTLDEIVERAVERGVVEQISRSQVQRILQAGDVRPHRVQQWLHSPDPAFREKVNGICKLYRKAPRNAVVLSIDEKTGI; encoded by the coding sequence GTGAAGTTGGCGAAGAAAGAAAGACAGGAACTACTATCGCTAATCGAGCGCAAGACGGCTGCGCAGCGAGACGTGATGCGCGCGCGAATCGCGTTGTGGGCCCACGAGGGCCACTCCAATACGGTCATTGCGCGGGAACTGGGTGTATCGGTGCAAACGGTTTGCCTGTGGCGCAAGCGCATTGCCCAGCGAGGTGCCCAAGGCATTCGCGAGGGCGAGCGCAGTGGCCGTCCCCCACGCATCACGCCCGAGGCGCGACTGCAGTTGATCGCGCTGGCGTGTGAAACGCAGGAACCTGAGGGACGGATCACGCCCACGCTCGACGAGATTGTGGAGCGCGCCGTGGAGCGTGGCGTTGTCGAGCAGATCAGCCGCAGCCAGGTGCAGCGCATTTTGCAAGCCGGCGACGTGCGTCCGCACCGGGTCCAGCAATGGCTACATAGCCCAGACCCGGCCTTTCGCGAGAAGGTCAACGGGATTTGCAAGCTGTACCGCAAGGCGCCGCGAAATGCGGTGGTGCTCAGTATCGACGAGAAGACCGGCATTTAG
- a CDS encoding succinate dehydrogenase: MKSPRNHRAYWAFLGHRLSGLALGIFLPAHFYVLGLALDEHARMDAFLKFANMGAVKFGEWGLVLLLSIHMCFGLRLLALELLPWSSTRDARLSWISWGGALSLFVGVIFALGVI, from the coding sequence ATGAAGTCACCAAGAAACCACCGCGCCTATTGGGCCTTTCTCGGGCACCGTCTGTCCGGCCTGGCACTGGGCATCTTCCTGCCAGCGCACTTCTACGTCCTGGGACTCGCACTGGACGAGCATGCGCGCATGGACGCGTTCCTGAAATTTGCCAACATGGGCGCGGTGAAGTTCGGCGAATGGGGTCTGGTGTTGCTGTTGTCCATTCACATGTGCTTCGGGCTGCGACTGCTGGCGCTGGAATTGCTGCCATGGAGTTCTACCCGAGACGCACGCCTGTCATGGATCAGTTGGGGTGGTGCGCTGTCGCTGTTCGTCGGCGTGATCTTTGCCCTAGGGGTAATCTGA
- a CDS encoding LysR family transcriptional regulator encodes MAAVRFSLRQLELFSTVARTGSTSAAGEEAALSQSAVSSAVNELEQSLGVTLFDRVSKRLVLNDAGRALQERATRLIWEARAIEREFSGGHPPCHLKLAASTTIGNYLIPKILANYHANFPERRVDAHIGNSQEVIRLVSETRADVGIIEGPSEATELLSYKWRDDELVIVASPHDRLAVAQRASGQPVSGVELQQADWLFREEGSGTRDAVGSALHSYLGPLRPQTVLGSSEAIKYAVELGLGISCLSRILVQGMLEKGTLVELRTDFPRLTRPLSVVSHPARPISASMSEFLNPYRSG; translated from the coding sequence ATGGCGGCAGTACGATTCTCACTCCGGCAGCTGGAACTGTTCTCGACGGTAGCGAGGACAGGGTCTACATCTGCTGCCGGGGAGGAAGCGGCGCTGTCGCAGTCGGCCGTCAGCTCGGCGGTAAATGAACTGGAGCAGAGCCTTGGGGTAACGTTGTTCGATCGGGTCTCCAAGCGTCTGGTGCTGAACGATGCCGGCCGGGCGCTCCAGGAGCGGGCGACCCGCCTGATTTGGGAGGCGCGCGCGATCGAACGCGAGTTTTCCGGCGGACATCCGCCGTGTCACCTGAAGCTCGCGGCCAGCACCACTATTGGCAATTATCTGATTCCCAAGATATTGGCGAACTATCATGCCAATTTTCCTGAACGACGCGTGGATGCTCACATAGGGAATTCACAGGAAGTGATTCGCCTCGTGTCAGAAACGCGTGCCGATGTCGGCATTATTGAGGGGCCAAGTGAGGCAACGGAATTGCTCAGCTATAAATGGCGCGATGATGAACTCGTCATCGTCGCGTCGCCCCATGACAGGCTGGCCGTGGCACAACGTGCATCCGGCCAGCCTGTATCAGGCGTCGAGCTTCAGCAGGCGGACTGGCTTTTTCGCGAAGAGGGATCCGGCACGCGAGACGCGGTCGGGAGTGCATTGCATTCCTACTTGGGGCCACTCCGCCCGCAAACGGTACTTGGAAGCTCCGAGGCGATCAAGTATGCAGTCGAGCTTGGCCTGGGTATCAGTTGCCTTTCCAGGATCCTGGTGCAGGGCATGCTGGAAAAGGGGACGCTGGTTGAACTGCGTACGGACTTTCCGCGGCTGACGCGACCGCTATCGGTTGTTTCGCATCCGGCACGGCCAATCTCCGCGTCGATGTCGGAATTCCTGAATCCATATCGAAGCGGATAG
- a CDS encoding fumarate hydratase (K01678: E4.2.1.2AB, fumB; fumarate hydratase subunit beta [EC:4.2.1.2]) has translation MVNPQDDELKVFHVNLPATTDDIARLELGSAVYLTGLIYTAREGIYKKVLDEGLEPPVELRGLSNVNFHCSPAAAPDEDGGYNVGAVTATASFRFSKWIPNWMEKTECRIFIGKGGMPADDYKRVLAPGGAIYLTTVGYGTGALLGRGIKRVRDVFWLDELGIAQAMWMFEVENFGPFIVESDLEGNSLFAQHAEVINAGIENLYAGLKPPALHRYGETDDRKNEVM, from the coding sequence ATGGTAAACCCGCAAGACGATGAACTGAAGGTCTTCCACGTCAACCTGCCCGCGACCACGGATGACATCGCAAGGCTTGAGCTCGGATCGGCCGTGTATCTGACAGGCCTGATCTACACAGCGCGGGAAGGCATCTACAAGAAGGTGCTCGATGAAGGGCTGGAGCCACCGGTAGAGCTGCGTGGGCTCAGCAACGTCAACTTCCATTGCTCACCGGCGGCGGCACCCGATGAAGACGGCGGCTACAACGTAGGCGCCGTGACTGCGACGGCAAGCTTCCGGTTCTCCAAATGGATTCCGAATTGGATGGAGAAGACGGAATGCCGGATCTTCATCGGCAAGGGTGGCATGCCTGCCGACGACTACAAGCGCGTGCTGGCGCCCGGCGGCGCCATCTATCTCACGACTGTAGGCTATGGCACGGGCGCGCTGCTCGGCCGAGGCATCAAGCGGGTGCGGGACGTGTTCTGGCTCGACGAACTAGGCATTGCGCAGGCGATGTGGATGTTCGAGGTCGAAAACTTCGGGCCATTCATCGTCGAGAGCGATCTGGAAGGCAATTCGCTGTTTGCACAGCATGCAGAAGTGATTAACGCTGGGATCGAGAACCTGTACGCCGGTCTCAAGCCGCCGGCGCTGCACCGGTACGGCGAGACGGATGACCGAAAGAACGAGGTGATGTAA
- a CDS encoding hypothetical protein (K14833: NOC2; nucleolar complex protein 2) yields MMQATVSQVSQGIYEHIPTEDVVGYLLRERSMLAWAIDGASPVTAAPFKTYEDVTDAGWFARRLSQLLEKQFQDTPFSKAQLCNSLQVLQGEYRLDGGDAQPIWGWPVAAATFVEIDRTKVPVSMFVYRYADCFVEILQGPIPSSDHSPRPSHSPPSYDLWKPYSGFRGHTLVNLWQRRLQQQKGECSTALTLNPASAMNAVEEERKITTPAHIILGSDGLSRVWDTYQLMTSEQAMHLVVQHGLPSLLHALRNFEASSLTGGADLKRRDDASGIHIFLP; encoded by the coding sequence ATGATGCAGGCGACGGTCTCCCAAGTATCACAAGGCATCTACGAGCACATTCCGACGGAGGACGTAGTGGGCTATCTCCTGCGCGAGCGCTCAATGCTAGCTTGGGCGATTGATGGCGCCTCCCCTGTCACCGCTGCGCCCTTCAAGACTTACGAAGACGTCACTGACGCCGGATGGTTCGCGCGACGGCTCAGCCAGTTGCTGGAAAAGCAATTTCAAGACACTCCGTTCAGTAAGGCGCAACTGTGCAACAGTCTGCAGGTTCTCCAGGGCGAATACCGCCTCGACGGAGGCGATGCCCAGCCGATTTGGGGCTGGCCTGTTGCCGCCGCCACGTTCGTGGAGATTGACCGAACGAAAGTACCTGTAAGCATGTTCGTCTATCGCTATGCGGATTGCTTCGTGGAAATCTTGCAAGGCCCCATTCCTAGCTCGGACCACTCGCCTCGGCCGTCACATTCGCCACCAAGCTATGATCTCTGGAAGCCGTACTCCGGATTCCGGGGTCACACGCTGGTGAATCTATGGCAACGTCGACTCCAACAGCAAAAGGGCGAGTGCAGTACCGCGCTTACCCTGAACCCGGCCAGTGCGATGAACGCTGTGGAGGAGGAACGAAAGATTACGACACCCGCTCATATCATTCTGGGCAGCGACGGCCTATCTCGCGTTTGGGATACCTACCAATTAATGACCAGTGAGCAGGCCATGCATTTGGTTGTACAGCATGGACTACCTTCGCTCTTGCACGCGCTCCGGAATTTCGAGGCATCGAGCCTCACCGGCGGCGCTGACCTCAAGAGACGGGATGATGCAAGCGGAATTCACATTTTTCTTCCATAG
- a CDS encoding fumarate hydratase (K01677: E4.2.1.2AA, fumA; fumarate hydratase subunit alpha [EC:4.2.1.2]), with protein MTIAIDRVEEAAFEIMKRAAIEIPTDYKQGIQALQKTETGKLPRFVIHAMQDNWEAADQDRRPMCADTGLPRYYVKIGNNASVQRGFVAVERALRKATADATLAVPLRPNRVHPLWRTDNNNNVGINAPEIEWSFEPDADWVDITTVHKGGLFGTDYRMLFPGDGIDGIKRFVLDTLIAFGKRGLACQPAIVGIGLGGSKDTCMQLGKQAACLRVVGDRNPDPKIAELELELMKLGNSIGMGAMGFVGSSMVVDCHIEVGHTHTGGMPISLHTFCLSSRRATARIHADGNIEYRTDPQWFTPYLRRETVEW; from the coding sequence ATGACCATCGCTATCGATCGGGTCGAGGAAGCCGCGTTCGAGATCATGAAGCGCGCCGCGATCGAGATCCCCACAGACTACAAACAAGGCATCCAGGCGTTGCAGAAGACCGAGACCGGAAAGCTGCCTCGCTTCGTGATACACGCCATGCAGGATAACTGGGAAGCCGCTGACCAGGACCGCCGGCCCATGTGTGCCGATACCGGACTGCCGCGCTACTACGTCAAGATCGGCAACAACGCTTCCGTGCAGCGCGGCTTCGTCGCCGTCGAGCGCGCGCTGCGCAAGGCCACCGCCGACGCCACGCTGGCCGTTCCGCTACGTCCGAACCGCGTGCACCCGCTCTGGCGCACCGACAACAACAACAACGTTGGCATCAATGCGCCCGAGATCGAATGGTCGTTCGAACCGGACGCCGATTGGGTCGACATTACGACCGTGCACAAGGGCGGGCTGTTCGGCACCGACTACCGGATGCTGTTCCCGGGCGACGGGATCGATGGGATCAAGCGGTTCGTGCTTGACACGCTGATCGCCTTTGGCAAGCGCGGCCTGGCATGCCAGCCGGCCATTGTCGGCATCGGCCTGGGCGGGTCGAAGGACACCTGCATGCAACTCGGCAAGCAGGCGGCATGTCTGCGTGTGGTGGGGGATCGCAACCCCGATCCGAAGATCGCCGAACTCGAGCTTGAACTGATGAAGCTGGGTAACTCGATCGGCATGGGCGCCATGGGCTTCGTGGGTTCGTCGATGGTCGTGGACTGCCATATCGAGGTGGGGCATACCCACACGGGCGGCATGCCGATCAGTCTTCACACGTTCTGCCTGTCGTCCCGACGCGCCACGGCGCGAATTCACGCAGACGGCAACATCGAATATCGCACGGACCCCCAGTGGTTCACCCCTTACCTGCGCAGGGAGACGGTCGAATGGTAA
- a CDS encoding amidohydrolase (K07045: K07045): MIIDFRLRPPLGGFLDTLMYSAGERRDGFTRTVGFEPSPAAQQQSMALLLKEMDEAGVDKGVVVGRLAGTLGSVSNEDVARIVRDYPGRFIGAASIDPTNRVAACKTISEAVASGFKAINIEPGSYPIPMYADDRRLYPIYAHCEDLDVPVTMMVGGTAGPDLSYSDPVRTDRVLAEFPKLKVVVVHGGWPWVTEILHIAFRRPNMYLSPDMYFSRMPGWEEYVKAADSFLADRMLYASSFPFCPVRDYKRWFETLPIRPENMEKVMGGNARRLLGI; this comes from the coding sequence ATGATCATTGATTTCAGACTCCGACCGCCGCTCGGTGGCTTTCTCGATACGCTGATGTACTCGGCTGGCGAGCGCCGAGACGGCTTTACAAGGACGGTGGGCTTTGAACCATCGCCTGCCGCGCAGCAGCAATCGATGGCGTTGTTGCTCAAGGAGATGGACGAAGCCGGCGTCGACAAGGGCGTCGTGGTGGGGCGCCTTGCCGGAACGCTGGGGAGCGTCTCCAACGAGGACGTGGCGCGAATCGTGCGCGATTACCCAGGACGCTTCATTGGTGCGGCATCGATCGATCCGACAAACCGCGTGGCTGCGTGCAAGACCATTTCGGAAGCGGTCGCCAGCGGCTTCAAAGCGATCAACATCGAACCGGGCTCCTATCCGATTCCCATGTACGCGGACGATCGTCGCCTGTATCCGATCTACGCGCACTGCGAAGACCTGGACGTGCCCGTGACCATGATGGTGGGCGGCACGGCCGGTCCGGACCTGAGCTACTCCGATCCCGTACGAACCGATCGGGTCCTGGCTGAATTTCCGAAGCTCAAAGTCGTCGTCGTTCACGGTGGCTGGCCCTGGGTGACGGAGATCCTGCACATCGCGTTCCGCCGCCCGAATATGTACCTTTCGCCCGATATGTACTTCTCGCGGATGCCCGGTTGGGAGGAATATGTGAAGGCCGCTGATTCATTCCTGGCCGACCGGATGCTGTATGCAAGCTCATTTCCGTTCTGCCCGGTGCGGGACTACAAGCGATGGTTCGAGACGTTGCCGATCCGTCCCGAGAACATGGAAAAGGTGATGGGCGGCAACGCTCGTCGGCTGCTGGGGATATAG
- a CDS encoding hypothetical protein (K07090: K07090), with translation MGAEHYAILGATIAGAYTVFGLTGFGAAMIAVPILVQFLPLQVVVPMLLLLDLLATTVVGLHNWNSVSRTELLRLVPFMMVGVALGTTVLAKIESRWLLVGLGLFVLAMTTRMLMASSARMECAAKGWSVPAGVVGGVFSALFGTGGPVYTMYLSRRLPEIDKFRSTIAAVILFSAVMRLLAFAGGGLLQQEELLRSGVFAMPFGLAGLAAGSCLRRHISADAVRRALLVFLCVSGASVLVRGLLMD, from the coding sequence ATGGGAGCAGAACACTACGCGATTCTGGGTGCGACAATTGCAGGCGCTTACACAGTGTTCGGCCTCACGGGCTTCGGTGCGGCGATGATTGCGGTGCCCATCCTGGTGCAGTTTCTTCCGCTGCAAGTCGTGGTTCCGATGCTGCTTCTGCTTGACCTCCTGGCGACCACGGTGGTTGGCCTGCACAACTGGAATTCGGTGTCGCGAACGGAGCTGTTGCGTCTGGTCCCTTTCATGATGGTCGGCGTGGCGCTTGGTACTACCGTCCTGGCAAAGATCGAATCCCGTTGGTTGCTGGTTGGCCTTGGCCTGTTTGTCCTGGCCATGACGACGCGCATGCTGATGGCTTCCTCCGCTCGCATGGAGTGCGCCGCAAAGGGCTGGTCGGTACCGGCAGGCGTTGTCGGTGGCGTATTCAGCGCCTTATTCGGTACCGGCGGCCCTGTCTACACCATGTATTTGTCCAGGCGTCTCCCGGAGATCGACAAGTTTCGCTCAACCATCGCGGCCGTGATCCTGTTCAGCGCGGTAATGCGCCTCCTGGCGTTTGCCGGCGGAGGACTTCTGCAACAGGAGGAGCTGTTGCGTAGCGGTGTATTTGCGATGCCGTTCGGTCTGGCCGGGCTGGCCGCCGGATCCTGCCTGCGGCGACACATCTCCGCAGACGCCGTCCGGCGCGCGCTGCTGGTCTTTCTCTGCGTCAGCGGTGCTTCGGTGCTTGTTCGCGGCCTGCTGATGGACTGA
- a CDS encoding LysR family transcriptional regulator yields MDVKTLYTLVAIADRGSFAEAGNAIGLSLSAVSMQMRSLEEELGMTIFDRSRRPPVLTDAGLAFTNRARDLLTHWESMSAALKREAAGGVLKLGSVHTCVSGVLPLALKRLHQQGHRIDIHLTTGLTHDLERAVYRRQLDVAVVTEPEVPRLDLQFMPFFNEEFVVITHVTTRGDSDKGVLETTPYVRFNRTARVGLLVQEEMVRRQIAVRSTMEIDTLEGVIAMVANGLGSSVVPARGVENEFPATIRTIPFGSPPLTRRLGILVPRDNPRAHLSKLLLDALTAVTTPASTPDDGRPRLVQKG; encoded by the coding sequence ATGGACGTCAAGACACTCTACACACTGGTAGCCATTGCGGACCGAGGCAGTTTTGCCGAGGCGGGCAATGCCATCGGGCTTTCCCTCTCGGCGGTGAGCATGCAGATGCGTTCCCTGGAAGAGGAGCTCGGCATGACGATCTTCGATCGGAGCCGCAGGCCGCCCGTGCTGACGGACGCAGGACTCGCGTTCACGAACCGTGCGCGCGACCTGCTGACGCATTGGGAGAGCATGTCTGCCGCGCTCAAGCGCGAAGCGGCCGGAGGTGTGCTCAAGCTCGGCTCCGTCCACACGTGCGTATCGGGAGTATTGCCGCTGGCATTGAAGCGGCTCCACCAGCAGGGGCACCGCATCGACATTCACCTGACCACCGGGCTTACCCACGATCTGGAAAGGGCCGTGTACCGGCGGCAGCTCGATGTTGCGGTCGTCACGGAGCCGGAGGTACCACGCCTGGACCTGCAATTCATGCCGTTTTTCAACGAAGAGTTCGTGGTGATCACGCATGTCACGACGCGGGGAGATTCGGACAAGGGCGTGCTGGAAACCACCCCTTACGTGCGATTTAACCGCACGGCTCGTGTCGGCCTGCTTGTGCAGGAGGAGATGGTCCGGCGACAGATTGCTGTCCGTTCCACGATGGAAATCGACACGCTCGAGGGTGTCATCGCGATGGTGGCCAATGGCCTCGGATCATCGGTGGTACCAGCCCGTGGCGTCGAGAACGAGTTCCCGGCGACGATCCGTACGATTCCGTTCGGTTCGCCGCCGCTGACGCGTCGCCTCGGCATCCTGGTTCCGCGTGACAATCCGCGCGCGCATCTGTCGAAGCTGCTGCTGGACGCATTGACGGCTGTCACGACACCGGCAAGCACGCCCGACGACGGTCGTCCAAGGCTGGTGCAGAAAGGCTGA